From a region of the Impatiens glandulifera chromosome 4, dImpGla2.1, whole genome shotgun sequence genome:
- the LOC124933523 gene encoding uncharacterized protein LOC124933523, whose protein sequence is MTDSWFSNFWRSSSMRKSISEEDKAVIGISAFEIASLMSKVLNVWYCLRVNQVIHLKEEIKHSIGIRKLVSDDEDHLIDLAVAEITQNVQYVAKSVARLGKRCSDPVYHFLEGVFDEPFEIDLNWSVWIYKVKKMERKVKKMERFVAVTAQLHQELEILAHYEQDHRRIEGNMNVNQMKLLEIRQKVLWQRQEVNYLRESSPWIRTYDYTVRLLLRSLFTVVERIKRTFGLIQQKSVLDCLLAIHQSENSSSLDQMRSKKKQSKLHFQLKNMGLLYNVESFKECITGRNESPILSSCKPTNNMFQKEDYVNDPQRITFVLVYKPKLLDGSPSTLGHLALANLYANIIILIEKLSNYPQYISPEAREDLYSMLTTSIRASLRAKLKFFDRTCSGLSSFVASELSSQLKRKLEWLAPLAHNMIKWQSERNIEKQGMIQKTNILLLQTLYFADQVKTETDIVELLTGLTYISRFGREINDKALFDSH, encoded by the coding sequence ATGACGGATTCATGGTTTAGTAACTTTTGGAGATCATCTAGCATGCGTAAGAGTATATCCGAAGAAGATAAGGCTGTTATAGGAATCTCTGCGTTTGAGATCGCGAGTTTGATGTCAAAAGTATTAAATGTATGGTACTGTCTTAGAGTTAATCAAGTTATTCATCTGAAAGAAGAGATCAAGCATTCGATTGGTATTCGGAAGCTTGTTTCAGATGATGAAGATCATCTTATAGATCTTGCTGTTGCTGAGATCACGCAGAATGTTCAATACGTAGCGAAATCAGTTGCTCGGTTGGGGAAAAGATGCTCAGATCCAGTCTATCACTTTCTTGAAGGTGTATTTGATGAACCGTTTGAGATTGATCTTAACTGGTCAGTTTGGATATACAAAGTCAAGAAAATGGAGAGAAAAGTTAAGAAGATGGAGAGATTCGTGGCGGTTACTGCACAGTTACATCAGGAATTGGAAATTCTAGCTCATTATGAACAGGATCATAGACGAATAGAGGGGAATATGAATGTAAATCAGATGAAATTGCTTGAAATCCGACAGAAAGTGTTATGGCAGCGACAAGAGGTGAATTATCTTCGTGAATCTTCTCCATGGATTAGAACTTATGATTATACAGTTAGGCTTCTTCTAAGATCTCTGTTCACAGTTGTTGAGAGGATTAAACGTACATTTGGATTGATTCAACAGAAATCGGTTCTTGATTGTTTACTCGCAATCCATCAATCTGAAAACAGTTCATCTTTAGATCAAATGAGATCAAAGAAGAAACAAAGTAAACTTCATTTCCAATTGAAGAACATGGgattattatataatgttgAATCCTTTAAAGAATGTATAACAGGCAGAAATGAGTCTCCAATTCTCAGTAGCTGCAAGCCAACCAACAACATGTTTCAGAAAGAAGATTATGTTAATGACCCGCAAAGGATTACATTCGTGCTCGTTTACAAACCGAAGTTATTGGACGGTTCACCCTCCACTCTTGGTCATCTCGCTTTGGCTAATCTGTACGCGAATATTATCATATTAATCGAGAAACTTTCGAATTATCCTCAATATATTAGCCCGGAAGCTAGAGAGGATCTATATAGCATGTTAACTACTTCTATCAGAGCATCGCTTAGAGCGAAACTCAAGTTTTTTGATAGAACTTGTTCCGGTTTGTCCTCTTTTGTTGCGTCTGAATTGAGCTCGCAACTTAAAAGGAAACTAGAGTGGTTGGCGCCTCTTGCTCATAATATGATCAAATGGCAATCGGAAAGGAACATCGAGAAGCAAGGTATGATTCAGAAGACGAATATACTCTTGTTGCAGACGCTTTACTTTGCTGATCAGGTCAAGACGGAAACTGATATTGTCGAACTTCTTACTGGTCTCACTTATATTTCAAGGTTtggaagagaaataaatgataaGGCATTGTTCGATTCTCACTGA
- the LOC124933524 gene encoding iridoid oxidase, whose protein sequence is MEVGLVSFFLALILMWIGWAVETTRKRKGGVEKPGLVPPGPRRWPIVGNIFQLGWAAPHESFAKLAQIHGPIMTLWLGSMNTVVISSSEAAREMFKNHDTVFAGRKIYEAMRGKYGSEGSLITSQYGPHWRMLRRLSTTEFFVTSRLDATESVRSRCVEQMVRFIDEAVECGTDGIDVGRFIFLMTFNLIGNLMFSKDLLDPNSERGAKFFHHAGKVMELAGKPNVADYLPFLKPFDPQGLRKRSLFHIEHAFDIAGTFINDRTKSLEKGGDENRKRDFLDVLLDYRGDGVEGPPKFSSRTINVIVFEMFTAGSDTTTSTLEWAMAELLHNPNKLQKAQQELRSFISPNKKVQEKDIENLPYLRAVIKETLRLHPPLPFLVPHMAMDSCTMLGYNILKSTQILVNVWAIGRDPNIWDGSLEFRPERFLDPNCADYKGHHFDFIPFGSGRRMCPAVPLATSVLPLALGCLLHSFDWVLADGLKPNEMDMSERMGITLRKAVPLKAIPIPNRKG, encoded by the exons ATGGAGGTTGGATTAGTTAGCTTTTTTCTAGCCTTGATTCTCATGTGGATCGGATGGGCCGTCGAGACGACGAGAAAACGGAAAGGAGGTGTAGAGAAACCGGGTCTCGTCCCACCTGGCCCGAGAAGGTGGCCGATAGTGGGCAACATCTTTCAATTGGGATGGGCAGCCCCTCATGAGTCTTTTGCCAAACTAGCCCAAATCCATGGCCCGATCATGACTCTTTGGCTGGGCTCAATGAACACCGTGGTGATCTCTTCGAGCGAGGCGGCACGAGAGATGTTCAAGAATCACGACACGGTGTTCGCGGGCCGCAAGATATATGAGGCCATGAGGGGAAAATATGGAAGTGAGGGGTCGCTTATCACGTCTCAATATGGCCCGCACTGGCGAATGTTGAGGAGGTTGAGCACGACAGAGTTCTTTGTCACGAGTCGATTAGATGCCACGGAAAGTGTGAGAAGCCGATGTGTCGAACAAATGGTTCGATTCATTGATGAAGCCGTTGAGTGTGGTACCGACGGGATAGATGTTGGGAGATTTATCTTTCTAATGACTTTCAATTTAATCGGAAACTTAATGTTCTCTAAGGACCTTCTTGATCCGAATTCCGAGAGAGGTGCCAAATTCTTTCACCATGCGGGGAAAGTCATGGAATTGGCAGGGAAACCTAACGTTGCTGATTATCTTCCGTTTCTCAAACCGTTCGATCCTCAGGGACTGAGGAAAAGGTCGTTGTTTCACATCGAACATGCTTTTGATATCGCGGGAACGTTTATAAACGATAGAACGAAAAGTTTGGAAAAAGGCGGAGATGAGAATCGAAAAAGGGATTTTTTGGACGTGCTATTGGATTATCGCGGCGACGGAGTGGAAGGTCCGCCTAAATTTTCGTCGCGGACAATCAACGTTATCGTGTTT GAAATGTTCACAGCAGGTTCGGATACAACAACAAGTACACTAGAATGGGCCATGGCTGAGCTCCTTCACAACCCAAATAAACTTCAAAAAGCCCAACAAGAGCTGAGAAGTTTTATCAGCCCAAACAAAAAAGTCCAAGAGAAAGACATAGAAAACCTCCCCTATCTAAGGGCAGTCATAAAAGAAACCTTAAGGCTACACCCTCCACTACCCTTCTTAGTCCCTCACATGGCCATGGACTCATGCACCATGCTAGGCTACAACATCTTAAAATCAACCCAAATCCTCGTTAATGTTTGGGCCATCGGGCGCGACCCAAATATTTGGGATGGGTCTTTGGAGTTCAGGCCCGAGAGGTTCCTAGATCCCAATTGCGCAGACTACAAGGGGCATCATTTTGATTTCATACCATTTGGGTCGGGCCGTCGAATGTGCCCGGCTGTGCCACTTGCCACCAGCGTGCTCCCGTTGGCTTTGGGCTGCTTGTTGCACTCATTTGATTGGGTTTTAGCTGATGGGCTGAAGCCCAATGAAATGGATATGAGTGAAAGGATGGGAATAACACTTAGAAAGGCTGTCCCACTAAAGGCTATTCCCATACCAAATAGAAAGGGATAA